The window GTCGAATCCGATTACTTCATTGTTTGTCAGTCTGGGTACTGGTGCAGGCATGGGCTGCAGTGTGGTGATTTCGCAGCTGTTTGGCGCAAAAGAAATGAAGAAGCTGAAAACGTCTATTTATACGGCGGTTTTGTCTTTTGTGGTGCTGAGTTTGACGCTGATGCTGGTGGGACAGGGCTTTGCTGGTCCGCTGACGCATCTGATGAATACGCCGGAGGAGATCTACGAGGACGCTCTTTCGTATCTGCGTATCTATATGTGGGGCCTGCCGTTTTTGTTTTTATATAATATCGCCAATGCCGTCTTTAATGCGCTGGGCGATTCTAAAAAGCCACTGTATTTTCTGATGTTTTCCACTGTTTTTAATATTGGACTGGATATCTTTTTTGTAGCAGTGCTGCACTGGGGCGTGCGCGGCGTGGCATGGGCAACCTTTATTGCGCAGGGGCTCGCGTCTGCTCTGGCAATCGGTGTATTGCTGTTTAAGGTGCGGCGGCTGGAAGAGAAGGTTTCGTATTTCGATAAAAAGCTTCTGGCCGGCATGAGTAAGGTGGGGATCCCCACAATGCTGCAGATGTCGATTGTGAGCATTGGCAATCTGTTTGTGCAGGCATTGGTCAATACCTATGGTTCTGATTTTATTGCCGGATATTCCGCTGCGCTTAAGATCAGCGGGTTCTTCACCGTGGTCATTGCCACGATGGGAACGGCTGTGGCGACTTTTACAGCTCAGAATATTGGCGCGGGCCGGATGGAACGTCCCGGACAAGGTCTGCGGGCAGGGATGCTGATGAACTTTGTGTATTGCACGGCAGCGGTGATCCTGGTGTTTGTCTGCGGCCGTCAGCTCATTGGCCTGTTTGTGGATGAGACGGCGTCGGCAGAGGTGTATCAGGCGGGAGTAGGGTATCTCAGGGTAGTGGTGAGCAGCAGCTTCTTTTTTGTAGTTTTAAATAACACCTGCGCGGTTAGCCGCGGGGCTGGATATATGGTTGCCTTTACCTCTACTACGCTTGTCGATCTGGTAATTAGAGTCGTGTCTGCTTATGCGCTGAGCGGTGTGATAGGCAGCGGCTCTGTGTACTGGTCCGTGGGGATCGGCTGGCTTGTGGGTGCTGTGATGGGAGCCTATTTTTATCGAAGCGGCAAGTGGAAGCAGGTTAAATTGCTTAAAGAATGAGAAGAGCGCTAAGGTTTTTGAAAAATTTGAAAAAATGTTGACTAGAGAAACGGAAGAGGGTATCATAAGAGAGAAGTTGCATTGTGAGATGCGATTAAAAATCCGAAGAAAAGAGGGGTTTTTGAATGAAATGTATTATCAACGGCAAGATCATTCTGCCGGATCAGATTGTAGAAGGAAAAGCGCTCGTATTTGATCAAAAGATCGAAGCGATTGTAGCGCCTTCTGAGCTGGATCAGTATGAGAATTTAGAGATGATAGATGCGGAGGGACGGTATGTTTCTCCCGGTTTGGTCGATGTGCATATCCATGGCTGCGGCGGAGAGGATACGAGTGATAATAAGCCCGGCGCAATTCAGAAGATGAGCCGGATGATTACTCAATTTGGCGTGACCTCCTGGCTGCCGACCTCGATGACGCTGCCGGCAGAGCATTTGGCGCAGACGTTTGAAATGGTGCGCGAGGCCAAAAAAGCCAGCGAGCAGGACCCGGAGAGTTGGGGCGGCGCGCAGGTGCTGGGCGTGAATATGGAGGGACCCTATATCAATGTTGAGCGTAAAGGGGCGCATGTAGCAGAATATATTCAGGCGCCGGATGTAGAGTTTACCAAACAGTTTGCCGATGTAATTAAATTAGTGACAATTGCGCCGGAGGTGCCCGGCGGCATGGAATTTGTGGAGCGGATTTCGAAGGAAACGGATATCGTGTGTTCTCTGGGACATACAGCGGCGGATTATAAGACAGCAAAGGAATGCTTTGCAAGGGGCTGCAATCATGTGACGCATTTATTTAATGCGCAGACAGGCCTGCACCACCGGGATCCCGGTGTAGTAGGCGCCTCCCTTACCAGTCCGGAGGTATATACAGAGATGATCTGTGATACCTTCCATATCCATGCAGGTGTATTCCAGCTGGTAGCTGACTGCAAAAAGGACAAATTAGTGCTGATCACCGACTGTATGCGTGCCGGCGGATTACCGGACGGAGAGTACAGCTTAGGCGGGCAAAAGGTGTTTGTAAAGGGCATTGAATGCCGGCTGGAAAGCGATACGATCGCCGGCAGCGTGCTGCGCCTTCATAAGGCGGTGCAGAACATCGTGAAGCATACGACTTGGTCGCTTCCGCAGGCAGTAGCGGCAGCGAGCCTGTCTCCGGCACAGTCGATTGGCATGGGTGACAGAAAGGGCTCTTTGGAAGTAGGAAAAGATGCGGATATTTTGTTGGCAGATGCCGACTTTGAAATTATCAAAACATTTGTAGGAGGCAAACAGGTTTATGGAAACTAATGCAAAATGGTACACCAATGGCAAGAACAAAAATGTAAAGGTCTTAGTCTGCAAGGATTATGAGACATTGAGCAAAAAAGCAGCAGCCATTCTGGCCGGTATTGTCAATGTAAAGCCGGATGCAATTTTAGGACTGGCAACGGGTTCTTCTCCGGTCGGCACCTATCAGGAGCTGATCCGCATGTACGAGGCAGGCATGCTGGATTTCAGTCAGGTGAAAACGTATAATCTGGATGAGTATTATCCGCTGGAGCCGACTAATGATCAAAGCTATCATTATTTTATGGATGAAAATCTGTTTAATCATGTCAATATTGATAAAAATCAGGTGCATGTTCCGGATGGAAATGCAGAAGACATGAATGAAGCATGCGAATCCTATGAGGCTATGCTGAATGAAATCGGCGGCGTTGACATTCAGGTGCTGGGAATCGGCGGCAACGGTCATATTGGATTCAATGAGCCGGCTGATACATTTGTTGGCCCCACACATGTGGTTGCGCTTACGGAGAGCACAATTCAGGCTAACTCCCGTTTCTTTGAAAAGATTGAGGATGTACCCACCAAGGCGATCAGCATGGGTATCGGTTCGATCATGAAAGCGAAAAAAATTCTGCTCGTAGCTAACGGAGAAGGAAAGGCAAAGGCCATTGCGGCTACGCTGGAAGGTCCGATCACACCTCAGGTGCCGGCTTCTGTCCTGCAGCTGCATCCGGATGTTACGATCATTATTGATGAGGCGGCGGCAGCAGATCTTAAAGAATACAAGTAAAATTTAATGTTTGTTCACAATTTGAGCGCCGGGAACGCTTGTAAGTTCCCGGCGCTTAGTTTATAATAGAATATACCGAAATAATGGATCTGCGTAATGCGTAGGAGGGTTTTGTATGACTTTTAAGGAAGCAGTCGGAATTGACGGCCCATTTTCGCGAATTGGTACGTTGATATTTGAAATAATATATTGCAATATGCTGTGGCTTTTATTCGGAGGGCCGATCGCGGTCGTTGTTTTAAGCTATCTGCCGATCGTAACAAATCAGGTGACATACATTCTTAATCTGGTTCTTACGGTTATTTGTTTTTTGCACATGGGCCCGGCGACAACCGCTGCTTTTTCAGCGCTGGGCAAGCGCCAGAGAAAAGAAGAGACCTATACGTTCCGGGACTTTTGGCATTCCTATAAGCAAAATTATAAGCAGGGGATGATAGTTTCCCTGATCTTTACTGCTGTGAGCGGACTTCTGGGGTATGCGATCTGGCTGGAAGTGACCAACATAGGGCTATACGGAAAGATGATGTATATTGTGCTTCCGGTACAGGGCTTTGCAATCATAGAGTTGATATTTATTTTCACCTATATTTTTGCGCTGCTGGCGCGGTTTGAGATGTCCACCAAAAACTTATTTAAGTATGCTTTTATGATGGCGAATAAGCATCTGCCTACCACACTGCTGTGTGCAGCGCTTTTAATTGCCAGCGTAGCTGCTTTTCTATTCTGGAACATGCTTTCCAGTGTGTTTATGTTTGGACTTTGCTTTTATTTTTCTGCCATGCTGCTTGAAAGAGTATTTCGGAATTATATGCCGGATGAGGATGAGGCTCTGGCAGAGGAAGAAGTGGAGAACTATAATCTGGATGCAGAGCGGCAGGCGATTATCGATCGGTACACGGGTAAGCTGAGTCAGCAGGAGGAGCAGCCTAAAGAATAATTTGAAAAATTTGCTTGGATTACCCCGAGAAAGTATTTGTATTTTCTCGGGGTTTTTGTTATAGTAAATAATCAGAGGGGTGCATTATGTCATATGTGATTGCATTTTTAGAGGGGATGATTACCTTTATTTCCCCGTGCTTATTGCCCATGCTACCGGTATATGTTTCGTATTTTGCCGGCGGTATGCAGAGGGATATCAAAGGCACGTTGAAAAATGCGTTAGGATTTATAGCCGGCTTTACAACGGTCTTTGTCCTGCTTGGCGCGCTGGCCGGTACGGTAGGGCAGATTTTGAATGAATTTAAAACGCTTGTCAATCTGATTACAGGCGTGATTGTCATATTTTTTGGTCTTTGTTATCTTGGCTTTTTTAAGCTTAGCATTTTTAGAGGGATAAGGTTTTCTAAAACAGAGCAGCTTGGCTTTTTTTCAGCCTTTTTGTTTGGCATGGTGTTCTCCGTTGGCTGGACGCCCTGTGTGGGAGTGTTTTTAGGCTCGGCGCTGATGCTTGCTGCAAGCGAGGGGGCTTTTTTAACAGGCGTTATGATGCTCCTTCTCTATTCTCTGGGCTTGGGAATTCCCTTTCTAATCAGTGCTATTTTGATTGATCAGCTGAAGGGAGTATTTCAGAGCATTAAAAGGCACTACAGAGGCATTCAGATTGTGTGTGGATCACTGCTTGTGTTGGTTGGGCTTTTAATGGCGCTTGGACTATTTGATCGGTTTTTAAATTTACTTTCATAGGGGGATTTATGAAAAAAGGCAGTGTCAAATGGATTGCCGGCTTGATTTTATTGGTAGTCCTTATTGCAGGAGCTTTGTTTTTATATCATAAGCTAAGTCAGGAGTATAAAGGGGACAATCTGAGGCAGAATATTGCAGATGGAGCATCGAGTGAGGAAAGTGAGGCAGTGCCAAGTACAGTACAGGCGCCGGATTTTACAGTTTTGGATGCAGAAGGAAATGAGGTTAAGCTTTCCGACTATATAGGAAAGCCGATTGTGCTTAATTTCTGGGCTACATGGTGCTATTATTGTAAAGAAGAAATGCCTGATTTTAATACAGCCTATGAGAAATATCCCGAAATTCAGTTTTTGATGATCAATGCAACCGACGGCAATAGAGAGACTGTGGACGGCGCCAAGGCATATATTCAGGAGCAAGAGTTTGACTTTGAGGTGCTGTTTGATACCAAAAGAGAGGCGGTCAGCGCCTATTATGTGACCAGCTTTCCAACGACTTATTTTATAGATAAAAGTGGAGCTCTCATTGCGAGAGGCAGTGGAATGATGGACTTAAATACCCTGGAAAAGGGAATTAAAATGATAAGCGAATAGGAGGAAGGAAACTATGCTAGAAGTGGGACAAAAGGCACCCGAATTTACCTTAAAGGATAAAGACGGAAAGGATGTTTCTCTATCGGATTTTAGAAATAAAAAGGTCGTGATTTATTTTTATTCCAGAGATAACTCACCCGGATGTACGCGTCAGGCCTGTGCATATGCAGGGCTGTATACAGAGTTTAGGAGTAAGGGCGCAGAAGTCATTGGCATCAGTAAGGACAGCATAGAAGCGCATGCAAAATTTGCGCAGAAGAATAGCCTGCCGTATATTCTCCTGTCAGATCCTGATCTCAGTGTAATTAAGGCGTACGGGGTATGGAAGGAAAGAAAACAGAATGGTAAGCTGGGGATGGGGGTAGAACGCTCCACCTTTGTCATTGATGAACAGGGCAATATTGAAAGGATTATGTCAAAGGTTAAGCCAGATACGAACGCAGTGGATGTGTTGATACAGCTGTAAAAAGCTGTGCTTTTGTGCAGACAGATTATGTGAGCCAATATATTTATTCAGGTACTACTATAAACAAAGCGACCCCCTTCATTAAAAGGGGGTCATTTTAGTCTGCCTGTATCAATCCTCATTCCGTGTGAAAAATGCACGAAAAGTCATATAATCTTAATAAAACTTTAAGGGTTTACTATATTGGATTTTAAAAAGAAAGGTGGCATAATACAGGGGAGTTTGGAAGGAGTCTGTGATGTATAATATTTTGATCTGTGATGACGAGCGGGACATTGTGTCTGCTCTTAAGATTTATCTTACGTCTGCTGAATATCAAACCTTTGAGGCCTACACCGGCAAGGAGGCAATTGATCTGGTGCGTGAGCAGGACATTCATCTGGTGCTGATGGATGTGATGATGCCGGAAATGGATGGCATTTCAGCCATGGTAGCCATCCGCGAATTCAGCAATGTGCCGGTTATTTTATTAACAGCCAAGAGTGAGGATACCGATAAGATACTTGGGTTAAACGTGGGAGCCGATGATTATATTACCAAACCATTCAATCCGGTAGAGGTGCTGGCAAGAGTGAAATCACAGCTCAGGCGTTATGTACAGCTCGGAAGCGCTGTGAAAAAAGAATCCATACTTCGCATAGGAGCCATAGAGCTGGACGATGAGGCAAAGGTTGTGCGGCTTGACGGTGAAATAGTCAATTTGACAAGAACTGAATATGAAATTCTTAAGCTATTGATGCAGGAGCCCGGAAAGGTATTTTCATCAAAAGTAATTTATAATAAAGTGTGGGAGGATAATCCGTACGGCGCAGAAAATACAGTGGCCGTACATATCCGGCATTTGAGGGAGAAGATCGAGATCAATCCCGCAGACCCAAGATATCTAAAGGTGGTATGGGGACAAGGATACAAGATCGAGAGAGGTATATAAAGTGAAGGGCATTATTTACAGCTGGCCTATTAAAATTACAGCTGTCATTTTAAGCCTGCTGATGTGCATTGTGTCGACAGCCAGCATCATGGGTACGGCGGTTTTTATGAGCATGGGGCTTTACAGCCAGCAAGAATGGAATTACTATGCCACCAGCCTCTGTGAGAACAGAACCTATTACAATGCCAGGATGGTAATATATGAATACTATCTAGCATATCAGATGTATGAGAAGGAAGGTGCCGGCGACAGAAGCAGGCAACAGGAGCTGGAGTGGTATGAAAAGAAGTTCAGCAATGAAAATACAAATTTCCGTTTCCGCATAGAGGAAGAGGGCGGAGAGGCAATATCAACGTATCAGGACGACGAGTCATATGGATTTGAGACGGAGTATATGTTTGAAATATATAGCGAAGAATTAGGGAAAGATATACAGCATACCATTCATTGCTATGTAGTGGATCCAATGACGGCGAATGATGAATATCAAACGGATATGTATTGGTACGGAGAGGGATTCCGGTATCGCTATACGGTATTAAATCTGGCAATTGCTGCATCGGTATTTTTGATTGTTTTGTGCATCTATCTAATCTGTGCGGCAGGGCACAAACGCGGGACAGAGGAGATCTATGCAGGAGGTCTGCATAAGCTTCCCTTTGATTTTTTGACGGGACTGGTTATACTGGGCGGCTTTTGCTTGATGGGGCTGCTGGAAACAATGAACGGGTATGGAGATCTGCTAACAGACCTGATCAGAGCCTGCGTCGGCGTTACAGGGATATTTGCATTGGGACTTTTCTATGTAATGAGTTTGGCAGTGCGCTGCAAAAATCATTATTTATGGAAAGGGACGATAGTTTACCGGTGTTATCGCGGGATAAAAGAAATGATCATTCGACTATATCAAAATCGTTCTTTTTTAGGCAAGGCTCTCCTGTGGATTTTGCTTGCAGGGGCAAGTACCTTTATCATCGGCGTTATGTGTATCGATGAAAACAGCGCAGGCGCTTTTCTGTTTTATATTCTGTTTGCATGCGTTGTAGCGGCAAGTCTGGCCATGGCGTTCCAGCTTCGGTATAAGAAGATCCGGCAGGGGATCCAAAAGATCGCGTTGGGGGATTTGAATGCGCGGGTGGATACAAAAGGGCTTTATGGGGAGCTCAAGGAGCAGGCAGAAAATTTGAACAGCATCAATGAGGCTGTGCGGGCGGCTGTAGAGAAGCAGCTGAAAAGCGAGCGCATGAAAACAGAGCTGATCACCAACGTATCGCATGATATTAAGACGCCGCTCACCTCGATTGTCAATTATGTGGATCTTTTAAAGAAACAGGAAGTTCAGGATGAGACAGCAAAGGAATATATTGAAGTATTGGAGAGACAATCCATTCGGCTGAAAAAGCTGATTGAAGATTTAATTGAGGCTTCCAAAGCTTCCAGCGGTAACATTGCAGTGAATATGGGCAGGCTGGATATGACAGAGCTTTTAAAGCAGCTTTTGGGCGAATACAGCGATCGGCTCAAAGAGCATAATCTGGAGCTGGTGCTTACAGCGCCGGAGTATGAAATGCCCGTCATGGCGGATGGACAGCTTTTATGGCGTGTCTTTGATAATCTTCTCAGCAACGTACAGAAATATTCACAGGCGGGTACGCGGGTGTATCTGGATGTGAAGGAGGAGGAGGGATGTGCGGTCATTACGTTTCGCAACATATCGCGGTATGCGCTCAACATTTCCGGTGAGGAATTGATGGAGCGGTTTGTCCGAGGGGACAGCTCGCGGCATACTGAAGGAAGCGGACTGGGGCTTTCCATTGCGAAAAGCCTGACAGAGCTTATGAACGGACGGTTTGACATTCTAGTAGACGGAGATCTGTTTAAAGTGCAGGTTATATTTAATAAATTAGTATAAAAGGAAGAAAGAGTATGGAAGCATTACAAATTTTTAATACCTTTGTAAAGGTGATGTTCTTTTTGTTTTATGCCTATCAGTTTTTCTATATTCTGGTTGCAGTCATTAAGAAGCCAAAGCGTTTTAATCATTTGGAAGCACAGGGCAAGCTGAAAATGCATCGTTTTGCAGTGATGATTTCAGCAAGAAATGAGGAAGCCGTCATCGGTCAGCTGCTGGAAAGCATCAACCGACAGACCTATCCCAGAGAACTGGTTGATGTCTTTGTAGCAGCAGATAACTGCAGCGATCACACGGCGCAGGTGGCAGCCGAATATGGCGCTAAGGTATATAAGCGCTATAATCAGACAAAAGTCGGCAAGGGCTATGCGCTGGAAATGCTGTTTAATCTGGTGCGAGAGGATTATGGACATGATTATTACGACGGATATTTTGTATTTGATGCCGACAATCTGCTGGATCCTCATTATATAGAAGAAATGAACAAGACCTTTTCCGCCGGCTATCGTGTGCTGACCAGCTACCGTAATTCTAAGAACTATGGCAGCAATTGGATCTCAGCCGGATATGCATTGTGGTTTCTGCGCGAGGCCAGACATCTGAACAATGCACGCATGATTTTAAATACCAGCTGCGCGATTTCCGGTACGGGCTTTTTGCTGTCGCGTGAAATCGTTGAGAAAAATGACGGATGGAAGCATTTTCTCCTCACAGAGGACATTGAGTTCACAGTCGACAGCGTATGTCAGGGCGAAAAAATCGGCTACTGTCATGATGCCATGCTGTATGACGAGCAGCCGGAAACCTTTGAGCAGTCCTGGACACAGCGTCTGCGCTGGGCCAAAGGCTATTATCAGGTGTTTTATAATTACGGCAAGAACCTGCTGGCGGGTATTTTCTGCAAAGCCAGCTTCTCCTGCTTTGATATGTGTATGACCATCATGCCCGCGCTGTTCTTATCGCTGCTCACGATGCTGGTCAACGGAAGCGCCATGATTTATGCCCTGATCAACGAGACGGGGCAGTTCGAAGGAATGTTCATTTCCATGCTCATCATGATGGCCAGCGTGTACGGCATGTTTATCATCGTCGGACTCTTTACGCTGGTTACAGAATGGAAAAATATCTGCTGCAGCACAGGCAAAAAGATAAAATATCTATTTACATTTCCGATCTTCATGCTCACCTATATTCCCATTTCCATCACCGCATTATTTAGGAAAATTGAATGGAAGCCCATTACACACAACGTTGCCATTTCCATCGATCAAATGAAAATGGGCGAGTAAAAATAAAAATTTGTCATAGAGGAGTAGAATGCTTGACATTCTTGGAATATTTTGCTACAATATAACAGTCTTCTATCGTTCTAGTAATGATAGAAATTGCTCACCTCGGTTTAATAAGAACCCCCGTTTTCTTATTAAACACTTTCAGCCGGTTGTAGAGATGCAGCCGGTTCTTTTTTTGTCTTATTCTGAGAAAAGTCCCAGATCCGCCGCCGCTTGCAGCCATATAGCTTGAGGGATTTCCGGCAAAGCAAGGTCCATTCCGGGGTGCTGCGCGGCAGCAAGAAGGCGTGTGCGCTTCAGCAGCTTCAGGATATAATTGTGGCCGGTGGCAAGGAACCGGCAATTAGCGTGTGACCATCCGGGCGCCATTTCCATGAGCTCACTGTGATGATAAGCCCTTAGGATGGCATCCACATCATAGGGGATGGAAAGCAGCTGAATTTGCCAGTCAGCAGCTTCATTTTGATGCAGCAGGGCCGCCCTAGCAAGGCAGTCGTGATTGTGCGGCAGTCCGGCGGAACCTGCACCGAGGATCGTACGGCCGTTAGCGCGGGAGATGCCCTGACGATGAGTATGGCCGCATATCAGCAGCGGCTTTTGGATTTGCCGGAGCCATTTGGCGGTGGTTTCATCGGCAGTAGAGTTGGTGCCGTCTACATTTAGCAGCTCATTGACCCTGCTGGGCGAACCGTGGCAAAGGATGACATCCTTGAGGCTGTGACAGATGGGCATAGAGCGAAACCAGTCGAGGTCTTGCGCCGTAAGGCGCTGGTAGGTGTACAAAAGCGCACCCTGCGCGGGGCCCGGTTTCCAGACCTGCTCAGGGTGATTGGCGTGGTCGATGAGATATTGTTCCCGGTTGCCACGGATGAAAAGGACGGAAAAGTGCTGGGCTGCCTGGCGCAAAAGAGCGAGCGTGCGCTGCGGCTCGGGACCGTCGGTGATATAATCGCCGAGAAAATAAAGGGTGTCGACCTGTTCATGGGCCATATGTTCGAGTATGGCTTCTAAGGCGGGGTAATTGCCGTGAATATCGCTGATGATACCGATGGTTTGCATATGATTTTTCATGAGAGTTACCCGACTTCACGCTGGACGGTGAGCGACTTTTCGTAAAAGTAGCGAATGATGTCGCTGCGTTTGACAAGGCCGATGAAGGCCTGCGTGTCATCTACAACGGGTACGAAGCTTTGACGGTAGGCTGTGTGAATCAGGCTGTCCATGGACTGATCGATGGCGACGGTGTCATAATGGAAATGGCGGGCGATATCCGAGAGCATCATCTTTTCTGCTTCGGCAAAGGTAAAGCCCGGATAGTTTTTGAAGGCCCAAAGCAGATCGCCTTCGGTGACGACGCCGGCATATTTGCCGTCTGATGTGAGAACGGGCAGGCTCTGGTAGCGGTGGAATTCCATTTTTTCCATGGCCTGCCGCAGCGTCATATCTGTATATAAATAAACAAT is drawn from Lachnospiraceae bacterium and contains these coding sequences:
- a CDS encoding MATE family efflux transporter; amino-acid sequence: MKDMTKGSPLRIILSFAVPMILSGMLQQCYNIADSIIAGQYAGVNALAAVGVSNPITSLFVSLGTGAGMGCSVVISQLFGAKEMKKLKTSIYTAVLSFVVLSLTLMLVGQGFAGPLTHLMNTPEEIYEDALSYLRIYMWGLPFLFLYNIANAVFNALGDSKKPLYFLMFSTVFNIGLDIFFVAVLHWGVRGVAWATFIAQGLASALAIGVLLFKVRRLEEKVSYFDKKLLAGMSKVGIPTMLQMSIVSIGNLFVQALVNTYGSDFIAGYSAALKISGFFTVVIATMGTAVATFTAQNIGAGRMERPGQGLRAGMLMNFVYCTAAVILVFVCGRQLIGLFVDETASAEVYQAGVGYLRVVVSSSFFFVVLNNTCAVSRGAGYMVAFTSTTLVDLVIRVVSAYALSGVIGSGSVYWSVGIGWLVGAVMGAYFYRSGKWKQVKLLKE
- the nagA gene encoding N-acetylglucosamine-6-phosphate deacetylase, with amino-acid sequence MKCIINGKIILPDQIVEGKALVFDQKIEAIVAPSELDQYENLEMIDAEGRYVSPGLVDVHIHGCGGEDTSDNKPGAIQKMSRMITQFGVTSWLPTSMTLPAEHLAQTFEMVREAKKASEQDPESWGGAQVLGVNMEGPYINVERKGAHVAEYIQAPDVEFTKQFADVIKLVTIAPEVPGGMEFVERISKETDIVCSLGHTAADYKTAKECFARGCNHVTHLFNAQTGLHHRDPGVVGASLTSPEVYTEMICDTFHIHAGVFQLVADCKKDKLVLITDCMRAGGLPDGEYSLGGQKVFVKGIECRLESDTIAGSVLRLHKAVQNIVKHTTWSLPQAVAAASLSPAQSIGMGDRKGSLEVGKDADILLADADFEIIKTFVGGKQVYGN
- the nagB gene encoding glucosamine-6-phosphate deaminase, which codes for METNAKWYTNGKNKNVKVLVCKDYETLSKKAAAILAGIVNVKPDAILGLATGSSPVGTYQELIRMYEAGMLDFSQVKTYNLDEYYPLEPTNDQSYHYFMDENLFNHVNIDKNQVHVPDGNAEDMNEACESYEAMLNEIGGVDIQVLGIGGNGHIGFNEPADTFVGPTHVVALTESTIQANSRFFEKIEDVPTKAISMGIGSIMKAKKILLVANGEGKAKAIAATLEGPITPQVPASVLQLHPDVTIIIDEAAAADLKEYK
- a CDS encoding DUF624 domain-containing protein, encoding MTFKEAVGIDGPFSRIGTLIFEIIYCNMLWLLFGGPIAVVVLSYLPIVTNQVTYILNLVLTVICFLHMGPATTAAFSALGKRQRKEETYTFRDFWHSYKQNYKQGMIVSLIFTAVSGLLGYAIWLEVTNIGLYGKMMYIVLPVQGFAIIELIFIFTYIFALLARFEMSTKNLFKYAFMMANKHLPTTLLCAALLIASVAAFLFWNMLSSVFMFGLCFYFSAMLLERVFRNYMPDEDEALAEEEVENYNLDAERQAIIDRYTGKLSQQEEQPKE
- a CDS encoding cytochrome c biogenesis protein CcdA, which codes for MSYVIAFLEGMITFISPCLLPMLPVYVSYFAGGMQRDIKGTLKNALGFIAGFTTVFVLLGALAGTVGQILNEFKTLVNLITGVIVIFFGLCYLGFFKLSIFRGIRFSKTEQLGFFSAFLFGMVFSVGWTPCVGVFLGSALMLAASEGAFLTGVMMLLLYSLGLGIPFLISAILIDQLKGVFQSIKRHYRGIQIVCGSLLVLVGLLMALGLFDRFLNLLS
- a CDS encoding redoxin domain-containing protein; the protein is MKKGSVKWIAGLILLVVLIAGALFLYHKLSQEYKGDNLRQNIADGASSEESEAVPSTVQAPDFTVLDAEGNEVKLSDYIGKPIVLNFWATWCYYCKEEMPDFNTAYEKYPEIQFLMINATDGNRETVDGAKAYIQEQEFDFEVLFDTKREAVSAYYVTSFPTTYFIDKSGALIARGSGMMDLNTLEKGIKMISE
- the bcp gene encoding thioredoxin-dependent thiol peroxidase, whose product is MLEVGQKAPEFTLKDKDGKDVSLSDFRNKKVVIYFYSRDNSPGCTRQACAYAGLYTEFRSKGAEVIGISKDSIEAHAKFAQKNSLPYILLSDPDLSVIKAYGVWKERKQNGKLGMGVERSTFVIDEQGNIERIMSKVKPDTNAVDVLIQL
- a CDS encoding response regulator transcription factor, producing MYNILICDDERDIVSALKIYLTSAEYQTFEAYTGKEAIDLVREQDIHLVLMDVMMPEMDGISAMVAIREFSNVPVILLTAKSEDTDKILGLNVGADDYITKPFNPVEVLARVKSQLRRYVQLGSAVKKESILRIGAIELDDEAKVVRLDGEIVNLTRTEYEILKLLMQEPGKVFSSKVIYNKVWEDNPYGAENTVAVHIRHLREKIEINPADPRYLKVVWGQGYKIERGI
- a CDS encoding HAMP domain-containing histidine kinase, producing MKGIIYSWPIKITAVILSLLMCIVSTASIMGTAVFMSMGLYSQQEWNYYATSLCENRTYYNARMVIYEYYLAYQMYEKEGAGDRSRQQELEWYEKKFSNENTNFRFRIEEEGGEAISTYQDDESYGFETEYMFEIYSEELGKDIQHTIHCYVVDPMTANDEYQTDMYWYGEGFRYRYTVLNLAIAASVFLIVLCIYLICAAGHKRGTEEIYAGGLHKLPFDFLTGLVILGGFCLMGLLETMNGYGDLLTDLIRACVGVTGIFALGLFYVMSLAVRCKNHYLWKGTIVYRCYRGIKEMIIRLYQNRSFLGKALLWILLAGASTFIIGVMCIDENSAGAFLFYILFACVVAASLAMAFQLRYKKIRQGIQKIALGDLNARVDTKGLYGELKEQAENLNSINEAVRAAVEKQLKSERMKTELITNVSHDIKTPLTSIVNYVDLLKKQEVQDETAKEYIEVLERQSIRLKKLIEDLIEASKASSGNIAVNMGRLDMTELLKQLLGEYSDRLKEHNLELVLTAPEYEMPVMADGQLLWRVFDNLLSNVQKYSQAGTRVYLDVKEEEGCAVITFRNISRYALNISGEELMERFVRGDSSRHTEGSGLGLSIAKSLTELMNGRFDILVDGDLFKVQVIFNKLV
- a CDS encoding glycosyltransferase family 2 protein, which codes for MEALQIFNTFVKVMFFLFYAYQFFYILVAVIKKPKRFNHLEAQGKLKMHRFAVMISARNEEAVIGQLLESINRQTYPRELVDVFVAADNCSDHTAQVAAEYGAKVYKRYNQTKVGKGYALEMLFNLVREDYGHDYYDGYFVFDADNLLDPHYIEEMNKTFSAGYRVLTSYRNSKNYGSNWISAGYALWFLREARHLNNARMILNTSCAISGTGFLLSREIVEKNDGWKHFLLTEDIEFTVDSVCQGEKIGYCHDAMLYDEQPETFEQSWTQRLRWAKGYYQVFYNYGKNLLAGIFCKASFSCFDMCMTIMPALFLSLLTMLVNGSAMIYALINETGQFEGMFISMLIMMASVYGMFIIVGLFTLVTEWKNICCSTGKKIKYLFTFPIFMLTYIPISITALFRKIEWKPITHNVAISIDQMKMGE
- a CDS encoding CBS domain-containing protein — protein: MNVAFFLSPKNEIVYLYTDMTLRQAMEKMEFHRYQSLPVLTSDGKYAGVVTEGDLLWAFKNYPGFTFAEAEKMMLSDIARHFHYDTVAIDQSMDSLIHTAYRQSFVPVVDDTQAFIGLVKRSDIIRYFYEKSLTVQREVG